One window of the Granulicella arctica genome contains the following:
- a CDS encoding rhomboid family intramembrane serine protease, whose product MSFTEPQGEILPPIGGAVQVPDYAPAESRAQQQTRAEKSSFNPMASPATYVLVAVNCAVFLWMLLHGVSISNPTPGQLLHFGANNTQLVLSGEWYRLLTATFVHIGFIHLATNMWCLWNLGLLGEPLLGAWGLVATYMVTGVAGNLLSMGLNVAMGEDSIGAGASGAVFGIAGILIVLLSNKRLPIPWTELKRLRRSVIQFAVLNLIIGGATIFTNIIRIDNSAHVGGFVSGLVLGLPLVPQMTAGRARYLSRQKVVFAGAAFLLALLGYGIYRFR is encoded by the coding sequence ATGTCCTTCACTGAGCCACAAGGCGAAATTCTTCCCCCCATCGGCGGGGCCGTGCAGGTGCCGGACTACGCACCAGCAGAATCGCGCGCCCAACAGCAGACCCGTGCCGAGAAGAGCAGCTTCAATCCGATGGCCTCGCCCGCAACCTACGTTCTGGTCGCCGTCAACTGCGCAGTGTTCCTATGGATGCTCCTCCACGGCGTCTCCATCAGCAATCCCACCCCAGGCCAGTTGCTCCACTTCGGCGCGAACAACACCCAACTCGTGCTGAGCGGAGAGTGGTACAGGCTCCTGACCGCAACCTTCGTGCACATAGGCTTCATCCATCTGGCGACCAACATGTGGTGCCTCTGGAACCTCGGCCTCCTCGGCGAACCCCTGCTGGGAGCATGGGGCCTGGTAGCCACCTACATGGTCACAGGAGTAGCCGGAAACCTGTTGAGCATGGGCCTGAATGTAGCCATGGGCGAAGACTCCATCGGCGCAGGAGCCTCCGGAGCTGTCTTCGGAATCGCCGGAATTCTCATCGTTCTGCTAAGCAACAAGCGCCTGCCCATCCCATGGACGGAACTGAAGCGACTGCGCAGATCGGTCATCCAGTTCGCCGTCCTCAACCTGATCATCGGCGGCGCAACGATCTTTACCAACATCATCCGGATCGACAACTCGGCGCATGTAGGGGGCTTCGTGTCAGGGCTGGTGCTTGGACTACCGCTGGTGCCGCAGATGACAGCAGGCCGTGCGCGCTACCTCTCAAGGCAGAAGGTCGTCTTCGCAGGAGCAGCCTTTTTGCTAGCCCTCCTAGGCTACGGAATCTACCGCTTCCGCTAA
- a CDS encoding helix-turn-helix domain-containing protein, producing MNIGTTIRGFRQQKGMSQGDIEKRTGLLRCYLSRVENGHTVPSLDTLKKIAGALDLQLAEFFADGNTPSTKEVFGLNLNAEEIRFLTQVQRYSANLSESDRRLLLAMVRKFASTTMS from the coding sequence ATGAATATCGGCACGACCATCCGCGGCTTTCGGCAGCAGAAGGGCATGTCGCAGGGCGACATCGAGAAGCGAACGGGACTGCTCCGCTGCTACCTCTCGCGCGTGGAAAACGGCCACACCGTTCCTTCGCTGGACACGCTGAAGAAGATCGCCGGGGCGCTTGACCTTCAGCTGGCTGAGTTCTTTGCTGACGGAAACACGCCTTCCACCAAGGAGGTCTTTGGCCTGAACCTGAATGCTGAAGAGATCCGTTTTCTGACCCAGGTTCAGCGCTACTCTGCGAATCTTAGCGAAAGTGACCGTCGGCTGCTGCTGGCGATGGTCCGCAAGTTCGCTTCTACGACGATGAGCTAA
- the fabG gene encoding 3-oxoacyl-[acyl-carrier-protein] reductase, with amino-acid sequence MSRLEGRIALVTGASQGIGRACALELAKAGATVALAARNLDKLAEVAAEIQAAGGAAQTYALDVASEDSIKETVKAVIAAHGSVGILVNNAGITRDILAMRMKKKDWDDVLTTNLTGAFLMSQAVMSSMVKARWGRIINITSVVGETGQAGQANYAASKAGLIGLTKALARELASRTITVNAVAPGFVETAMTGILNEQQTSAMMSIIPLARAGTEADIAHAVAFLASEEASYITGHTLDVNGGMYMG; translated from the coding sequence ATGAGCAGATTAGAAGGCCGCATCGCACTCGTCACCGGAGCATCGCAAGGCATCGGCCGTGCCTGCGCCCTCGAACTCGCCAAAGCCGGCGCCACCGTAGCCCTCGCCGCGCGCAATCTGGATAAGCTTGCCGAAGTAGCCGCCGAGATTCAAGCAGCCGGGGGAGCCGCCCAGACCTATGCTTTGGACGTCGCGAGCGAGGACTCCATCAAGGAGACGGTCAAGGCCGTGATTGCGGCTCATGGCAGCGTTGGCATCCTCGTCAACAACGCTGGGATCACCCGCGACATTCTGGCGATGCGAATGAAAAAGAAGGACTGGGACGACGTGCTCACCACCAATCTGACCGGTGCCTTCCTCATGTCTCAGGCTGTCATGTCTTCTATGGTCAAGGCCCGCTGGGGCCGCATCATCAACATTACCTCTGTCGTTGGCGAGACTGGTCAGGCTGGGCAGGCCAACTACGCTGCCTCGAAGGCTGGACTGATTGGCCTCACCAAAGCTCTCGCCCGCGAGCTTGCCAGTCGGACGATCACCGTCAATGCCGTGGCTCCGGGCTTTGTCGAGACAGCTATGACCGGCATTCTGAACGAGCAGCAGACCTCCGCCATGATGTCGATCATCCCCCTCGCTCGCGCTGGCACTGAGGCTGACATTGCCCACGCCGTTGCCTTTCTGGCATCGGAGGAGGCCAGCTACATCACTGGCCACACCCTCGACGTAAACGGTGGAATGTACATGGGTTAG
- a CDS encoding YqjF family protein, with translation MPDILSTLAHRPYPLPSGQWRLAQRWNNLLFAHWPIPVAQLAPHLPVSLEPDTFDGHAWIGVVPFYMDRVRTRAMGDLAFTTPGTSSFPELNLRTYVRSRTTGLPGVYFFSLDAASLLAVIGARTLFHLPYFWAKMHSKPREDGTVLYESTRELTRKPARFKAEYKGSGIVTPSLPGTLASFLTERYCLFTTSGSRTLVGHIHHLPWPLEAAEAEISVNTLPTAHDITLPDCPPILHFARKLEVYIWSLRPDAAPAP, from the coding sequence GTGCCGGACATTCTCTCCACCCTCGCCCACCGCCCGTACCCCCTTCCTTCCGGCCAATGGCGCCTAGCCCAACGCTGGAACAATCTCCTCTTCGCCCACTGGCCCATCCCCGTCGCCCAGCTAGCCCCGCACCTCCCCGTAAGCCTCGAGCCCGACACCTTCGACGGCCACGCCTGGATCGGTGTCGTCCCCTTCTACATGGATCGCGTCCGCACGCGGGCCATGGGCGATCTCGCTTTTACCACCCCCGGCACCAGCAGCTTCCCAGAACTCAACCTCCGCACCTACGTCCGCTCCCGCACCACCGGCCTCCCGGGCGTCTACTTCTTCTCGCTCGACGCCGCCAGCCTGCTCGCCGTCATCGGTGCCCGCACCCTCTTTCATCTCCCCTACTTCTGGGCAAAAATGCACTCCAAGCCCCGCGAAGACGGCACCGTCCTTTACGAAAGTACCCGAGAACTTACCCGCAAGCCCGCCCGCTTCAAGGCCGAGTACAAGGGCTCTGGCATCGTTACTCCCAGTCTTCCTGGCACCCTCGCCAGCTTCCTCACCGAGCGCTACTGCCTCTTCACCACCTCCGGCAGCCGCACCCTCGTCGGCCACATCCATCACCTGCCATGGCCGCTTGAAGCTGCCGAAGCCGAGATCTCCGTCAACACCCTCCCAACAGCCCACGACATCACCCTGCCCGACTGCCCACCTATTCTCCACTTCGCCCGCAAGCTTGAGGTCTACATCTGGTCGCTTCGCCCGGATGCCGCTCCCGCTCCGTAA
- a CDS encoding FAD-dependent thymidylate synthase gives MLENETIPTVAATPVPASETDVYAIHGADPEVLAYAMAKYSRSSLSMKESLAEISSQRAEQFLNTFYFQYGHRSIADLAHIPFAIERLSLLAAICLVDEQRWDGQERSTRYQNFRRSGWFTPTLGAAETVRFTAAVEALFAGYDRVGAGMLEALKATIPQPESMKADAYERTLKARAFDVARYLLPLATNTSLGQIVNARTLETQVSRLLTSEFAEIRSLGEKLKAAAAGEAWNVHHGDAEVLREEICSYDADCGARAAEMLLRPVKAAPTLVKYAAANEYQAQSRAALTQAAAELMARAVILPAPVVDLVDGNESLEIELATSLLYPHCHYSYRQLRESVAALTEGQRAEIVRLGMSQRGRHDELLRSFSAGQGIKFDILMDIGGFRDMHRHRRCVQLLQGYTDAHGFESPECPGQPGLEAAGLEATYEAAMDASFVAYRELRDCGVAEAAQSAQYVLPLGTRCRSMFKMDFAEALYISELRTGAGGHFSYRRVAHLMYQAVAARHPSLAAYFRVEDVNEPVDLLRR, from the coding sequence ATGCTTGAGAACGAGACGATTCCTACTGTGGCGGCAACACCGGTTCCGGCGAGTGAGACGGATGTGTACGCGATCCATGGGGCTGACCCCGAGGTGCTGGCGTATGCGATGGCGAAGTATTCGCGGTCGTCGCTGTCGATGAAAGAGTCGCTGGCAGAGATTAGTTCGCAACGGGCTGAGCAGTTTCTGAATACGTTCTACTTTCAGTATGGGCATCGGTCGATTGCGGATCTGGCGCATATTCCGTTTGCCATTGAGCGGTTGAGTCTGCTGGCGGCAATCTGCCTGGTCGACGAGCAGCGCTGGGATGGCCAGGAACGGTCGACACGCTATCAGAATTTTCGGAGATCGGGATGGTTTACTCCGACGCTGGGAGCGGCGGAGACGGTGCGGTTTACGGCAGCCGTCGAGGCGCTGTTTGCCGGGTATGACCGGGTGGGCGCGGGGATGTTGGAGGCTCTGAAAGCGACGATCCCGCAGCCGGAGTCGATGAAGGCAGATGCGTATGAGCGGACGCTCAAAGCGCGGGCGTTCGATGTGGCGCGGTATCTACTGCCGCTGGCGACGAATACCTCGCTGGGGCAGATTGTGAATGCGCGAACGCTGGAGACACAGGTGTCGCGGCTACTGACGAGTGAGTTCGCGGAGATACGGTCGCTGGGCGAAAAGTTGAAGGCGGCTGCCGCTGGCGAGGCATGGAATGTTCACCATGGCGACGCCGAGGTGTTGCGGGAAGAGATCTGCTCGTACGATGCGGACTGTGGGGCACGTGCGGCAGAGATGCTGCTGCGGCCAGTGAAGGCTGCTCCGACGTTGGTGAAGTATGCGGCGGCGAACGAGTATCAGGCGCAGAGCCGCGCAGCGTTGACGCAGGCTGCGGCGGAATTGATGGCAAGGGCGGTAATTCTGCCTGCTCCGGTCGTTGACCTGGTGGATGGCAATGAGTCGCTTGAGATTGAGTTGGCGACCTCGCTGCTCTATCCACATTGCCACTACTCATACAGACAGCTTCGCGAAAGTGTAGCGGCGCTGACTGAGGGGCAGCGCGCGGAGATCGTGCGGCTGGGGATGAGCCAGCGAGGGCGGCACGATGAGTTGCTGCGGAGCTTCAGTGCGGGGCAGGGCATCAAGTTTGACATTCTGATGGATATTGGCGGGTTCCGCGATATGCATCGGCATCGGCGATGTGTGCAGTTGCTGCAAGGGTATACGGATGCGCATGGGTTTGAATCGCCTGAGTGTCCGGGACAGCCTGGGCTGGAAGCGGCGGGACTTGAGGCGACGTACGAAGCGGCGATGGATGCGAGCTTTGTGGCATATCGGGAGCTTCGGGATTGCGGGGTGGCGGAGGCGGCGCAGTCGGCTCAGTATGTGCTGCCACTGGGGACACGTTGCCGGTCGATGTTCAAGATGGACTTTGCTGAGGCGCTCTATATCTCGGAGCTGCGGACGGGTGCGGGTGGGCATTTCAGCTACCGGCGGGTGGCGCATTTGATGTATCAGGCCGTGGCAGCGCGGCACCCATCACTAGCCGCGTATTTTCGGGTTGAAGATGTGAACGAACCGGTGGATCTGCTTCGACGGTGA
- the recA gene encoding recombinase RecA: MADERGKAIEAAMAQLEKQFGKGSIMRLGSKEAIVPISVISTGSISFDAALGVGGVPRGRVIEIFGPESSGKTTITLQIIAEAQKAGGLAAFVDAEHALDPQYAKKLGVDVDNLLVSQPDYGEQALEIVEALVRSGAIDVLVVDSVAALVPKAELDGEMGDSHMGLQARLMSQALRKLTGTVSKSRTCLIFINQIRDKIGVMFGNPETTTGGKALKFYSSMRIDIRRIGAVKEGDVVVGSRTKVKIVKNKVAAPFRDAEFDILYGEGISREGDVLDLAVVNNIVDKSGAWYSYQGERIGQGRENVRNFLKENKEIFGRIDVELRKKLGIGASSVPVADVPAVPANGPVVAQEAVKAGRK, encoded by the coding sequence GTGGCTGATGAGCGTGGCAAGGCAATAGAAGCGGCAATGGCGCAGTTGGAGAAGCAATTCGGCAAGGGCTCCATTATGCGTTTGGGATCGAAAGAGGCCATTGTGCCGATCTCGGTAATCTCAACGGGATCGATCTCGTTTGACGCCGCGCTTGGAGTTGGAGGCGTGCCGCGTGGGCGCGTGATCGAGATCTTCGGGCCTGAGTCCTCTGGAAAGACGACGATTACGCTTCAAATTATTGCAGAGGCGCAGAAGGCTGGTGGACTAGCGGCCTTCGTCGATGCGGAGCATGCACTCGATCCGCAGTATGCAAAGAAGCTCGGAGTGGATGTTGACAACCTGCTGGTGTCGCAGCCGGATTATGGCGAGCAGGCGTTGGAGATTGTTGAGGCGCTGGTGCGGTCGGGCGCGATCGACGTGCTGGTAGTGGACTCGGTTGCGGCACTGGTTCCGAAGGCGGAACTGGATGGCGAGATGGGCGATTCGCACATGGGCTTGCAAGCCAGGTTGATGAGCCAGGCGTTGCGGAAGCTGACGGGAACTGTATCCAAGTCGAGAACCTGCTTGATCTTTATCAACCAGATTCGCGACAAGATTGGTGTGATGTTCGGCAATCCTGAGACGACGACTGGTGGCAAGGCGTTGAAGTTCTACTCGTCGATGCGTATTGATATTCGCCGCATTGGCGCGGTCAAAGAAGGCGACGTTGTAGTCGGCTCGCGGACCAAGGTAAAGATTGTGAAGAACAAGGTCGCGGCGCCCTTCCGCGATGCCGAGTTCGACATTCTATATGGCGAAGGTATCTCCCGCGAAGGTGATGTGCTTGATCTCGCGGTGGTGAACAACATCGTCGATAAGAGTGGCGCATGGTATTCGTACCAGGGTGAGCGGATCGGGCAGGGCCGTGAGAACGTCAGAAACTTCCTGAAGGAGAATAAAGAGATCTTTGGGCGGATCGACGTGGAGTTGCGTAAGAAACTTGGGATCGGCGCATCCAGTGTGCCGGTCGCTGATGTTCCGGCGGTACCTGCGAATGGCCCCGTCGTGGCGCAAGAGGCAGTCAAGGCAGGTAGAAAGTAA
- the coaD gene encoding pantetheine-phosphate adenylyltransferase yields MHTVKAIYPGTFDPLTNGHLDLIARGAKIVDELVVAILRNTEKGEPLFTVEERREMIFEATREFDNVSVTTFDGLLVDFARQQGAKAVLRGIRAISDYEYEFQMAMMNRKLNPEIETLFMMPAEKYTYVSSRLIKGVFRLGGDVTALVPPLVMERLRAKGSLPAE; encoded by the coding sequence ATGCATACCGTTAAGGCAATCTATCCCGGCACGTTCGACCCGCTGACGAATGGACATCTGGACCTGATAGCGCGTGGGGCCAAGATCGTCGACGAATTGGTGGTTGCGATTCTCAGAAACACGGAAAAGGGTGAGCCGCTATTCACAGTGGAGGAGCGGCGAGAGATGATCTTCGAGGCTACCCGCGAGTTCGACAACGTGTCCGTAACAACCTTCGACGGATTGTTGGTTGATTTCGCCCGCCAGCAGGGAGCGAAGGCAGTTCTGCGGGGCATTCGGGCGATCTCGGACTATGAGTACGAGTTCCAGATGGCGATGATGAACCGGAAGCTGAATCCTGAAATCGAGACGCTGTTCATGATGCCTGCAGAGAAGTACACGTATGTGAGCTCTCGGCTGATTAAGGGTGTGTTTCGGTTGGGCGGAGATGTGACGGCGCTGGTGCCGCCGCTGGTGATGGAGCGGCTACGGGCCAAGGGAAGTCTGCCGGCAGAATAA
- a CDS encoding PadR family transcriptional regulator — translation MATDKSEVLQGTLDLMILKTLQALGPLHGFGIARRLEQLSEDVLTLNEGTVYTSLLRLQQKNWIAGEWGVSENNRRARFYSITRRGLKQLAVETENWERIAAVIGRVLALEAKA, via the coding sequence ATGGCGACGGATAAATCGGAAGTTTTACAGGGAACGCTGGATCTGATGATCCTCAAGACGCTGCAGGCGCTGGGCCCGCTGCATGGGTTTGGCATTGCGAGGCGTCTTGAGCAGTTGAGCGAAGACGTGCTGACGTTGAACGAGGGCACAGTCTATACATCGCTCCTGCGGCTGCAGCAGAAGAACTGGATTGCTGGGGAGTGGGGCGTCTCCGAGAACAATCGCCGGGCGCGCTTTTACAGCATCACGCGGCGCGGCCTCAAGCAGCTCGCGGTTGAGACCGAAAACTGGGAGCGCATCGCCGCCGTGATTGGCCGTGTGCTGGCGCTTGAGGCGAAGGCTTAG
- a CDS encoding ABC transporter permease, which translates to MIDRALTLVAKCKALFVQRRSEDAFDEEIGMHLEMLKEKLEHEGMSAQQATRAARRQFGNTTLLQQRQRESRTTMFFANVGRDLRYGVRQLAKTPVFTAVCVLTLALGVGANTAVFSVMHAVLLKMLPVQNASHLFYVHTTGWPDGASQTGQGATSFAYPFYRALREQSGLQDVMAFIPMSASGKAPVRVGTVPEEAAGDMVSGNYFSGLGVGTVLGRGFLQKDEDDHTAVVVISESFWATHFGRSRDVLGKTLYIKSVPFTIVGVAARGFEGTEGRLPLEFWIPLQSRPEFNAWGSPVKRGTYLTRQNFWCMKLMVRTAAGLSRGQALAMAQGIFERAAYIGVAPKRAGDKPNELSFNEAKQFDAQDDSFARALKLLMAMVGLVLLIAISNVVMLLTARNAGRQREFSVRLALGAGRKELARQLLTESVLLVTLGGIVAWGFALGATRALGSWAQIHSNLQPDGAVLGFTLTVLLLLALMFGLAPLRSAMSSGPEMVLRNSATASQASSHKVRAGNVVIVTQIAMCLVLLVGAGLLLGTLRNLLKTPLGQKPEGLLVFGIHSERAHGKEESIAFFVALQQRLRTIPGVESVSMVDNRPGSGWSSNNSGLLVDGHKPNGIEPEQAGYRGNIVGADYFRTMGIQILQGRDFSDADSASATKVLIVNETFAKKYVGTLNAVGHVMSDPKGVDQDIIVGVIADHKYTSITEEAMPMLWTVFTQGGAVSQENVEMRVQGDPLAMLPTVRKVVAQIDPDIPLLEPMTQSAVFADSISQQALFARLAGCFGVLAVVLIATGLYGTLAYRVSKRTAEIGVRMALGAQRPQMVWMVLRGSLLLCAAGVLAGVPLAMAAGKVLESSLYGMKSLDLTSYLSAIAGVGVVALLASAVPAGRAASIDPLSALRAD; encoded by the coding sequence ATGATTGATCGCGCACTTACTCTCGTAGCTAAGTGTAAGGCTCTCTTTGTGCAGAGGCGTTCTGAAGATGCCTTCGACGAAGAGATAGGAATGCATCTCGAGATGCTCAAGGAAAAGCTCGAGCATGAGGGCATGAGCGCCCAGCAGGCGACACGCGCGGCACGTCGACAGTTTGGCAACACAACACTTCTGCAGCAGCGACAGAGAGAATCGAGGACGACTATGTTCTTTGCCAATGTGGGGCGGGACCTGCGGTATGGTGTGCGGCAGCTGGCGAAGACGCCAGTGTTTACCGCTGTTTGCGTCCTGACGCTGGCGCTGGGTGTGGGAGCGAACACGGCAGTCTTCAGCGTGATGCATGCTGTTCTGCTGAAGATGTTGCCGGTGCAGAATGCGTCCCATCTCTTCTATGTGCACACGACGGGCTGGCCGGATGGGGCCTCGCAGACAGGCCAGGGGGCCACCTCTTTTGCGTATCCGTTCTATCGCGCACTCCGCGAGCAGAGTGGACTGCAGGACGTGATGGCGTTTATTCCCATGTCGGCCAGCGGGAAGGCTCCTGTGCGGGTGGGCACAGTGCCGGAGGAGGCTGCTGGGGATATGGTGAGCGGCAACTACTTCAGTGGGCTCGGTGTCGGCACGGTGCTGGGTCGCGGCTTTCTCCAGAAGGATGAGGACGACCATACTGCCGTTGTCGTGATCAGCGAGAGCTTCTGGGCTACGCACTTTGGACGTAGCCGCGATGTCCTCGGAAAGACGCTTTATATCAAGTCGGTTCCGTTCACGATTGTGGGGGTTGCGGCGAGGGGCTTTGAAGGTACCGAGGGGAGGTTGCCGCTGGAGTTCTGGATACCTCTGCAGAGCAGGCCGGAGTTCAATGCATGGGGCTCGCCAGTGAAGCGTGGAACGTACCTGACCCGGCAAAACTTCTGGTGCATGAAGCTGATGGTCCGCACGGCTGCCGGTCTCAGCCGTGGACAGGCGCTTGCGATGGCGCAGGGAATCTTCGAGCGGGCAGCGTATATCGGCGTTGCGCCAAAGCGTGCAGGAGATAAGCCGAATGAGCTTTCTTTCAACGAAGCCAAGCAGTTTGACGCGCAGGATGACTCCTTTGCGCGAGCGTTGAAGCTGCTGATGGCAATGGTCGGACTGGTGCTTCTGATCGCTATCAGCAACGTGGTGATGTTGCTGACGGCTCGCAATGCGGGCAGGCAGAGGGAGTTCAGCGTACGGCTTGCATTGGGCGCGGGGCGCAAGGAGTTAGCTCGACAGTTACTGACCGAGAGCGTCCTGCTTGTAACACTGGGGGGAATAGTTGCCTGGGGGTTTGCCCTGGGAGCGACGCGAGCCCTGGGATCGTGGGCCCAGATTCACTCTAACTTGCAACCGGACGGGGCGGTGTTGGGGTTCACCTTGACGGTGCTCCTTCTGCTGGCGCTGATGTTTGGGTTGGCTCCGTTGCGATCCGCGATGTCGAGCGGGCCGGAGATGGTGCTGCGCAACTCGGCGACGGCCTCCCAGGCGAGCTCTCACAAGGTGCGCGCTGGGAATGTGGTGATCGTCACGCAGATCGCCATGTGCCTGGTTTTGCTGGTAGGCGCGGGATTGCTCCTTGGTACGCTGCGGAATCTTTTGAAGACACCGCTTGGGCAGAAGCCAGAGGGCTTGCTGGTCTTTGGCATCCATTCGGAACGGGCGCATGGTAAGGAGGAGAGCATCGCTTTTTTTGTGGCCTTGCAGCAGAGGCTGCGCACCATCCCCGGTGTGGAAAGCGTGTCGATGGTGGACAATCGGCCTGGCTCAGGATGGTCCAGCAACAACAGCGGCTTACTGGTGGACGGTCACAAGCCCAACGGAATCGAGCCCGAGCAGGCAGGCTATCGAGGAAATATCGTAGGCGCGGACTATTTCCGCACCATGGGCATCCAGATACTGCAGGGACGGGATTTCTCCGATGCGGATTCCGCGTCCGCCACGAAGGTCCTGATCGTGAATGAAACCTTCGCGAAGAAGTATGTCGGCACATTGAATGCTGTAGGCCACGTTATGAGCGACCCAAAGGGTGTTGATCAGGACATCATCGTGGGTGTCATAGCAGACCACAAGTACACCAGCATCACCGAAGAGGCGATGCCGATGCTATGGACCGTGTTCACGCAGGGCGGCGCCGTGAGTCAGGAGAATGTTGAGATGCGGGTGCAGGGCGACCCCTTGGCAATGTTGCCGACGGTGCGTAAGGTGGTGGCCCAGATTGACCCGGATATCCCTCTGCTGGAGCCGATGACCCAGAGCGCGGTGTTCGCAGATTCGATCTCACAGCAGGCGCTCTTTGCGCGCCTGGCAGGCTGCTTCGGCGTGCTGGCTGTGGTGCTGATCGCGACCGGTTTGTATGGAACGCTGGCTTATCGCGTTAGTAAGAGGACGGCGGAGATTGGTGTGCGCATGGCACTCGGCGCCCAACGTCCGCAGATGGTGTGGATGGTGCTCCGTGGAAGTTTGCTGCTGTGTGCGGCTGGTGTGTTGGCTGGTGTGCCGCTTGCTATGGCTGCGGGTAAGGTGCTGGAAAGTTCCTTGTATGGGATGAAGTCTCTTGATCTGACGAGTTATCTGAGTGCGATTGCGGGTGTTGGTGTGGTGGCTCTTCTGGCGAGTGCAGTGCCTGCGGGACGGGCGGCGAGCATTGATCCGCTGAGTGCGTTGCGGGCAGACTAG
- a CDS encoding PadR family transcriptional regulator — protein MSNYRLSHSAALILKALSLGYCFGLDVMDVTGLPSGTVYPALRRLERDELVASKWEPEEEATAKKRPARRYYEITREGKAATLAVTERYPLLARLVTEKHS, from the coding sequence ATGAGCAACTATCGTCTCTCCCACAGCGCGGCCCTCATCCTCAAAGCGCTCAGCCTCGGCTACTGCTTCGGCCTTGACGTCATGGATGTCACTGGCCTGCCCAGCGGCACCGTCTATCCCGCCCTCCGCCGGCTTGAGCGCGATGAACTCGTCGCCTCCAAATGGGAGCCCGAAGAGGAAGCCACCGCCAAGAAACGCCCCGCCCGGCGCTACTATGAGATCACCCGCGAAGGGAAGGCCGCTACCCTCGCCGTCACCGAACGATATCCTCTCCTCGCCCGCCTCGTCACGGAGAAGCACTCATGA
- a CDS encoding ABC transporter ATP-binding protein, with translation MLELQSVSKRYRGIPAVDDVSFVLREGEVLGYLGPNGSGKSTTVKMVIGMIQPTKGKIFFGGRNIHDDLSGYRAQLGYVPEEAQVYTHLSGLEYLQLIGRLRGMEERLIEQKARTLLQLLSLEGAQYAALSDYSKGMKQRVLIAASLLHEPKLIVFDEPLSGLDAVSSRLFKDLLVLLAGEGKAILYISHVLEVVERVCDRVIVLAKGKVVADAAPRELTRLMELPTLESVFAQLVQQTDTAKVAREIVDVMKVQHG, from the coding sequence ATGTTGGAGCTGCAAAGTGTGTCGAAGCGCTACCGGGGCATACCGGCGGTGGATGATGTGAGCTTCGTGCTGCGGGAGGGCGAGGTGCTGGGCTACCTGGGGCCGAATGGGTCGGGCAAGTCGACGACGGTGAAGATGGTGATCGGGATGATCCAGCCCACGAAAGGGAAGATTTTCTTCGGCGGGCGAAATATCCATGATGACCTGTCGGGGTATCGGGCGCAGCTTGGCTATGTACCGGAGGAGGCGCAGGTGTATACGCACCTGTCAGGGCTAGAGTACCTCCAGTTGATCGGGCGGCTGCGCGGGATGGAGGAGCGCCTGATCGAGCAGAAGGCGCGGACGTTGCTGCAGCTGCTGTCGCTCGAAGGGGCGCAGTACGCGGCGCTTTCGGACTACTCGAAGGGGATGAAGCAGAGGGTGTTGATTGCGGCGTCGCTGCTGCATGAGCCGAAGCTGATTGTGTTCGATGAGCCATTGTCGGGGCTGGACGCAGTGTCGTCGCGGCTGTTCAAGGACCTGCTCGTCCTGCTGGCGGGGGAGGGCAAGGCGATTCTGTATATCTCGCATGTGCTGGAGGTGGTGGAGCGGGTGTGCGACCGGGTCATCGTGCTCGCGAAGGGGAAGGTGGTGGCGGATGCCGCGCCGCGTGAGCTGACGCGGCTTATGGAACTGCCGACACTTGAGAGCGTGTTCGCGCAACTGGTGCAGCAGACGGATACGGCCAAAGTGGCACGGGAGATCGTGGACGTGATGAAGGTGCAGCATGGGTAA